ATTCAGAGATCAAAGTAGCCACTTTGTGTTATATATCTGCACAAATTACGACAATTCATTCATTTGTGTAGCAGATTTGATTCCAGGTGGCTGCTGGTGACCTTCTATATATGAGGTAAGTTTATTAAAACTTtggtattaattaatattaatataatattattatgtttgttttataagtttCAAATTGTTATATGTCTAGCGTGTTTGGTTCATATatagttattaattaattagtgtaGCGTTGATCACATGATGTTAACTAGTTTTGACTGATTAATTGATCAAATGATGTTTTTgtgaaaatgacatttttgtgtTGTTTGATGGATGATTTTGTTACGCACTGTTAAAAATTAATACTAATAATGTTTGTTTAGATTAATAAGTATAACTACATGCGTATACAGAAAGTACGGGAGGTAACTCTTTTGTGTTcatttattacaaaaaaaaatattgtcaCTTGTCAAGCAAAATGCTGTAAATGCTTGGTTGATTAAAGTGGAGTGATGTTTGACCGTCTtatctttgactttttttttttattaattaattttttttccatagtTTACAGTAGATCATCTTGTATTCCTAGTGTATTGGTTCCAACACGCCGAGCCTTCGGAGCGTCCTCTTATAGGTGCTGGCACGTTGCCCACGCGTTGGTTCGGTGGCCACCGGGTCGAtcaattgtgtttttttttttttttttgggcttATAAAAGGGGTTGGTATATATCATGATTTGACACTATGTTCCTTGACACGAAATCAACAAACTGAAgttttaatgtaattgttaaAAAATAGGAGtagttttaaaatgaaaatcttGGATGGGATCATTTGTGAAACAGTTTATCATTTTATTGACCAAACAATGAATTACGTACAAACTTTACACTTTATTGActtgggttttgctttaaacaagTCAAACCATTTGTCAAGAAACTTAAGACATACATCTTAAACATGTTTATGTACAGTGTTATTTAGTCATGATCGGCTAAGGACAAATTAACTTGTTGTATTCATTCCCTGACCACAAGCTAAGTTAAATTAGGCAAAGCATAATTTTATTTGGATTCTCTTCAATTAATTTGCCTCTCTTTTCCTGGCTTGTAAGATAATTGATTGTTCaatatgatattatgattatttgtCACTTAATACATCAAGTGTCATGTGATTAGTTGAAAGTATTAGTTAATTTGTCTATACTTCAAACCAATAATCTGATTAGAGATTCCATGATTTTATGCTCCCTACGTCTTTTCGTTTGGAGATAATCGTCTAACACAAAAAAAGTCTTAAGTAAAACCATAAGGTGGGCAACATTTGGTGGAATCCCCTTTGGAAGTGATGAAAGCAAAAGTGGAGTGACATGATGCCTTGGCAaatcaagaaacaaaaaaaggaTTTTGGAGATGAAGTAGAAAGGACAAGGGGTAGAGGAAGCACATGTCATAACTATTAAAGCTTAAATAAGATGGAACACATGAAGCGATGAGTTTGCAACACGACATACTACTGCTGGAAATTATTTCACTAATTTGGCTTGTGTCTGATATGTCATTTGTCTTACCCTTCTTCTCTCATATTCACCTTATACACAATTCATATATAACTATCATCATATATCAAACTAAAAAGTCAAGTGAAAAAAAGTAGAAAGTAAGTAaataagtaactgctcagtgccgtcttccgcgggttttgagccacaatacctcgacggtgtatgggggaggttaagatgtaggcagaccttatctctacctaagtagagaggctgcttccagattCTACtgaaatggtagaaaaggccctccaaggTAATTAACCTTGGTAATTTAATTGCATGCCCACAAGAAGTTTCCATGACCTCATGTTCCTAAATTGGGTAACATTGTCGTTTTGATAATTGGAAGTTAAAGTACCATCTAATTTTAAGTACGGCCTGTTGAACATGTAATGACACTTCTTGTTAGCTCTTACCCTCGTGAGAGGTATGACTGTCTAAATTTCACTTCTCCGTGTCGCTTTTGACGTAATTGGGTATTATCGTTGTTCTACATTATTGTGTTCAAAACAACAAACCTCATTTGCTTCCACTCCCCTTGTTCATAAAGtgataaaacacacacactcaaCAACTTACACATCTCTAGAGATCTTGTGACTATAAGTAAGTCTATAATGCATCTAACATATTATACATAGAAAACACTGATAATGTGAGTGCTTAATCTTTGTACTTTGCAGGTTCAACTAGCTAAGCCCACCACTCCATAAGTGATGGGCAAGGAAGATAACACCAATTACCCATATGAACTCCCATCACAAACCACCACTGGAATCACCAGAAGATCAAATCTCCGGTACCCAGTTGATGATCAAGAACAACAACCTGGATCACAAGATCATCAAGAAGTTGGCTGCTCCGGCCAGTCTTGCCGGTCATGCACTGCCGGAGTTATCGCTGATTGTGTCGCCGTTTGTTGCTGTCCATGTGCCGTTGTCAACATTTTCACCCTCACATTCCTTAAACTTCCTTGGATGATAGGAAGAAAATGTTTGGGGCTGggaaacaaaaagaagaaaaagttgaAGGACCAAAATGGGGTGTCAAGAAAAGAGGATGGACTAGAAAGGAAAATATCAGAAGGTTTGAAAGAAATACAAGAATTACAAGACGAAAAAGATGAGTATGGCGCAAGGTTTGAAGGAGATAAAGTTTGGTTAGAATTGTATAAAGTTGATCATTTGGGTTTTGGGAGAGTTTCGATTTCTTGATTAGCAGGAAGACAAAAAGATCATGCAATTTTTAACTTGCGCATTGCAAGTAAAATGCACAAATACAATATTAGATAATGATTAACATCCGtacatcatttcttttttagtCATACACtatcaaatgtgtttttaaaatgttgtattttacagtaattaaaaacacatttgatgGTGTACGGCTAAAATAAATACAATGTACGTATCACTTCGATCTCGTAGACactagtattatttttatttattttttacattgAGTTGCATCAAAagttgtacattatgcattTGTAGTAGTTGTATAACTGTCGATTTTTGGAGTAGAGTTTGAAATTAGGCAAGGAGTTTGTTTTGTATCTCTTTGAGTGGAGAAGGTAGTGAATGATGAATTTCGTAAAGGGGAGAGAATGTTTCACTGTGGCACACAAAATGCCACAATGCTTTTATAAAATTGTACAATTCCACCCTATGTCACACTGTCTTTTTTATCCCCTTGTTGAAGTTTACCTGTACTTTTTAAACCTTGGGTAAGTTTAATTTCATGTGTATTACTGCAAatcataattaataaacaaaagataGAGATATACTCTATGTAGTAtggtttaataaataaaaagatatggtGTAATTCGAAAATGCATTAAAGATTACATCCAACAATTCAAATCTGTCGTAAAACATTCTGGATGATAaggaaaagaaacaaaaacagcTAGTAAATTTGCAATTCAACCAACTCTACAAGTAAAGGCAGCTTACTAAACACTAATGGACCAGTACcgtatatcatttttttaaaactgtATATCACCATACATATTTTGAAATGTGATAAATCATAAATGGATACATATTAAAtggtttaaaaataattatatagattaattttttattagaatAAACCTACtttgatatatgttttgtaaattttaGGTTTAAGATAAAAGGATATAAAAGTGGCGCAAATGAAGTGACTTTGTTCGAGTCTATGTAACAAAGATATAATATGAACCAAgagattaaaagataaaagaaagagTGCCGAGCTGCTGTTGACTTAGACTGACCAAAACAAACATAGTCATTTTCGGttttccattattttttttgggtGTGGCCGTTTACTAGTCAAGGGACAAACATAAGagattattattttgtttgtggGGTGCTCTCTTCCTACGTAATCCACCAGCCAACATATCATGTGGTCCGAATGAGTAAGTCACGAAGGTAGAAGCCCATCTCAATTCCTAAATTATGATTTTGTTTTGTCGGCTAAAATCCCCACGTGAGCTACAAGGACTAAAGGCTATATATATTACATCTTGCAATAAAGTCTGGGGATATCACATAATAATATTCGACCCAGAATATATCCAAAGGAATTAATTGGGAAGGGTTTCGAACGAAGAGAAGGAGGTGATGAACACAAAGTCGAACAACATCATCATGCGACAACGAATTTCTACATCTACCATTGGTGACTTGAAGATGATTATGTCTGGTTAAAGTTTTTACAATCTCTCTCGATGAACaattgttagttaattttatttgatgaacTTTACTTCCAGTCGCGTAACattgtttatttttggattataATTCATATGACTGATTGAGTATTTTATtcactattattttatttgaattttcGTAAGACAACTTATTGCGAGTTAATGATTTGTGCCGAGTCCACCTAGTTTAAGGATTAAGACAGgtcatataattaacataggttGTGCCAAAAACTGTTCTTGTCAAATAATAAAGTTATGTCTATGTAATTAAGAATAAATTCTCGGTaaaatttattaagtaaattaacGAAACTTTTGGGATTCGGGAGGATgcactttttattattgtttacaacttctctttttaattttgtcttgttttattagttaagtctagttaattaattttatctttgctttagttaattaaaaagactTTCAGTATTGTCTTTAAAATCCAtcaaaaattgttaaaacttgacTATAACCACAGACGTTTTTCGTAGGAACGATACCCATTTACCCTATCTAGTATAAGatatttaggtttatttttgattgatattTCGACGTCGATCAAAATGTTGCCTTGTACATTAATGTCAACACATTTGATggtatacaactaaaaaaatatagtgTGCGAATCATCTCTCATATTGTAAGCATGTTAGTCATCTAATGTTTATTTAAGATTTTTGTgttaatcttttaaaagttttaagctCTTGCGTTTTACATGTTGTCGTCGTTTGCGTTGCTTCTCAAGACTATAAGATTCTCTAAAAGTGAGCAGAAAATACACATATTATCAATTACGTGGTCCGTGCCTTTCATGGCGATTAGCATATATAAACTTTGTCTCATCATAAGAATAAATGGCACAAAAATGATTATATGTTTGAACTTATCGAAATCTTATAAAGGTACTttgatctttctttttttttttttttttgatttaaaataatcaatcttttaattataaatttatttgatattttgaataaGTAATCAAAGTTGAGCGTACGTGACTATATATCATCATCTCCACGACCATCCAGCACCACGTACCGTTTACCCGTCGTTGACCCAAACGAAACGGATATGCAACCAGTAGTTTGCAATGACTTGTATCTGCTGTTACTCTGATGTTGGTTGTAAACTCATCATTGTCACTTGGCTTAACAAGTCATAAACACTTTATTGGAtgtcaaaatgatgttttaattatcattaagaaaaaagaaaaaagtttaacaTCTCAAGGTGGCAAAAGCTTTTGTATTGATTTCTCTAGCGTTATTgatagtattttgtttttggtgttaaaagaaaaattaaataaccTTAAAAGAATTATACAATTTTATCTCATATACTTTTAACAACAgtatcattattatcattatcccCTTATGACTTTATCCATCTCTCTTCTTGATTTTCTACAATTTAAGTTCgaatctataatatataaaaagtgatATTGCTTATCAcagtttttgatatttttacaGCTTTTAAGACACTTTACATAAACAAGTAATGCTTGCATATAGTAAATATATTAACTGTTGTGATGCTATATATTAACATTTCCATACTATATGTGACATATTATATTCCATATTCACTTTCATTTACTAAGAATGTAATACATATCCTTTTGGCCACTCCCTCCCTCCTTGTTCTTGAGTTTGAGtttaaattataaagaaaaaaaaaattggatgtaatgttattttttgtccAATCATCTCAAAAACTataagaaacttttttaaacaaaattagaagaaataaatatttttactttttattattttatttcattttcatccttaaactaaaataaaaaacacaaaacttatTTAGTAATCCTTTgtattttttcctttctttcccaatacatatattttttttcaatctaTAAAATATGTGCATCAACAATCATACAATATAGCTAtattatgaatataaaaaagagaaaatagcTTAGATAACCAAAAACCTTCTTAAATATACTAAAGTATCCAAGTTTTTTCGAATTCACAAAAAATACCGACAAAATAGCAAGACCGTAAGGAGCActgcttgcggatcgcaaggaGTACTTGCGAATCGCAATACTTTCTTGCGGTTAACCCGGCCCGATCATTACATATTCTAACCCAGTTCCATTTTAAAACTAAAGCGCAAATCGCAACCCCCACCACCATCTAGTCCGCCCCAACACTCTCTTCCACCCCAAATCACTACTGACGTCCCCCATCTCTGCCAATCACCACCAACTCCGCCACTGCTCTCCTCCACCCCAAATCGTTGAGCGACTGGTATGTTtatattctttctttttactTATCTATCACTCTCGATctgtatatgtttgtatatatggtaatgtatatttgatgtgaaattttgttttaagattGATGGGAAGACATTCTTTTATCAGTGGGCTTAACTCTTCTGTTGTAACCTTTACGAGATGTGGCTTTTCAAGTTGTGatgtttgattgattttttaaaaattggttGGATCGAAATTGGTGGTATGTTTGAGATAAAGCTGCAACATTAATAgaatatatgcatatatgtacatatgtttgtatataaatcTGATCGAAATTGGtggtatatatacatgtttatgtatataaattgaATGTGAGATTGTTTCACACCGAAGTTGGGtgaaaaccctcacatattatttttttatttcataaaattcatggggtcccatcatttattaattataaaaaaacattaaaatatattatgtgagggaattttttattccataaagTTAGGTATATAACAACTCCAACTATTCATTTTTCTCATACATTTGGGAGAATTGCATCTATACCCATAAATAACATCCAAATTACAAATTTCCCCAACTAAAAATTTAAATCGCAAAAATACCCaatcttaatttttatatgaatatgaCAACTATACCCTTCATCAAATAAAGTAATGATTTGTCTCAAACATACATGCTTACAAACACGTTATATACACACATGTGACACAGTAGATCTCATATATATCATGTAAGATGAAGATGAATATTCATATCAAATATCTCATATAAAACAACAAACATATATGAAAATCTTACGAAGTTGTTAGAAAAAGAAatagatataatcatataaacctTTAACTCTGTTTGATCTGGAGTTTTTACCACCAACCCACTGTCATGATTGTTATCTTTCCACCATTAAAGTatctttttaattgttttcgTTAACAACAAATAGGAAAAGAGATAGTGTTGTTGATTCTTATCTTTAGATCCCTCATCgttataaacttataacatATTTCTCGGTTTAATCTTTTGACCCATGAGACGTACATCGGTACATAATGCATGTGTCCATATGTGGCGAGAAGAGTTAACATGTTTATATATTCGAATTAGTGTTTACTATTCTATCTCACACCACTTAGAACATTTATGTACCTGTCTTTTATAATATGATGGAAGAACAAAACAAATCCTAATGTCAAAGTTGGACAGATTGGGAAAGATAGTGTTGGTTGTCGTTTGAACACAAAACTACCAAAAGTGCAACCACAATCAGATATTATCGTAATAAGATCGCATTTGATTCACACACTTTGATAGAATCTAATAAAATTGAACTTCATTCTTTATTGTGGTTGGTTGTTTAAAGACGAGGAAATTCATTCTATTggataataaacattttttcatttgatttgatGGATTTTATTTTCCTTTGTGGTAACAAGAAGAATCTCATTTCATCAatcttcaaaatataaaaaatattctatCTGATCCCATTCATCTAAATTTCAATTCTTTCCACATAAAGGCAAAAGTTTATTGTTGAGGGGAGCTTATACGAAAAGCGAAAAACGTTCATTCTTCAAATTATTGATGAGCTCATGTCAAACCATCTCAGGCCGAATACATAAGATATTAATGAAATATGTGACTTTATTTTCGTCTTAAAAATGACTTAGATGccaaaatttggaaaaaaattaaattagaatATGATACTTGTATTCAATTGTCTCAATACCGAATTTTCaagttaaatgtttttttaaatcgTCAATGGGTTGTTGGCTCATTGATAAGGTTTTTGAGTTTAAGAAATTCATCAGGATTTGAATCTCACTTCTTatatttgtaggagtggattattatgTGAGATTTTGAGAGTCATGGATTTCATTCCAGACATGCATGATTCAAATGTTAACTActaattactatttttttttcaaatcgaTGAGTTTTGGTTAATTACTAATACaatgttttggtttttgattatgattattAGGTGAGTTTTCAAAAGTCTTTAAATTACCTCTCAAGtttgtataatttaagagtaTCACTATAATaatagctttaaaaaaaatgtcgACGAACTTGTACATTAGATATACATAAAATGGTGACACCtttgtttaaaactttaaatatgtAAGGACCAATCATTTAATAATCCACACGTCCATCGTCTAAAAAAGCCGTGACATATGTTCACAAGCAGgcctataaataaatatttataaacccCTACTAATTTTACAAGAAGAAAACAGAAACTGTCATCTATCAATTATTCTAGAaacatacaatagaaaaaagCGGCAAAACGAGAGAGCGATTCCATTCCAATGGCCGCAGCGACGAGTGTGGAGCGAGTTGACTCAGAGATGACTCGGATAATGCTTGGAGTGAACGAGTCAAGTATGAAAGGATATCCAAATGCTTCAATTAGTAGCAAATCAGCCTTTGAATGGACTCTTAATAAGATCATTCGTTCGAATACTTCTGGATTCaaacttctttttcttcatgttCAAGTTCCTGACGAGGACGGTACACTTATCTCCATATCTATACATCTATATtcatatatctgtatctatatatctatgtatctgtatctatctatctatctatatatatatatatatatatattagtgttTAGATGTATCAGTTTTCGAGTTTCGGACTGACGGTTAGGATTTATGAACTTGAGATTAGGTTATACTTGTATTTAATGTGATATTTTGCGCTGTGTGATTGATgataatgattttgaatatTGTGGAGTTAGATGATGAAATTAGGTTATGTAGACATTTATCGAACTTCGATCGTGCGTGTCGTTTCTGTGTGTCTAATTGTGTTTGATCGTGATTTTACGGTTTGTGAAATCGAATTTAGGTTATTAGAGGTTTTTCCGATTTATTTTGactaaaaatgatgaaaaattaTGTGAATTTATATGATAAGATCAGCGTTTTCTAAACGTTTAGATAGCTTATAGGTGATGCAGTATTAGGATTTTACGGTTTTTTACTGACTagtagtgttttttgtctttttttttttgtatgtgtgTTAAAATGAAGCATTGGAGTGATTTTAGGCTATAGAGGTCTTTTGTGATGTGTATTTTGCTATTGCACGCCACGTGATTGTTGATCATCGTATTTGAATTGAGATTatgaatgatgattttgagtttCGTAGACTTGTATGCTGAGATCTGCATTttctatactttttattttgttatctattttgaaaagaaatctGTGCATTCGGAAACTAAGAGTGATTTATGTTTTTTGAAATCAAATAAGGCTGTTGAGGTTTTGTCGTTGTGTTATCCATTATTATATGTCATGTGATTGATTATTATCATTTTGAATCAAAATTATGAGTGATGATTTTGAGTTTTGTGGACTTGTAGATTTGGTCAACATGTTGTAGCTCGAACTTTGATTTAACATAATATTCAGCTATTGCATCTTCTTTTATGGagcttattatacatataaaacctTTGAGTATTTCACTAGTTCTAGTTTTTATGGAATGGCTTTATGGTGAGGAGGTATTACCGCTTTGTAATTTGTTATTTCACGTCATGTGGTCGATTATTTCAGTTTCTGGATTTGTCTGCTGAGAGGAGAATTCAAACGCATTCATTTAACTGCAGTTCTCTGTAATATAAAGCTTATAAGTTCCTCTTTTAACTATTTCCTTGGTGCTTTTTTTGTGTGCATATGGAACCTTAAAATGATATTAGAGTTGGTGAAATCAAATTTAGCCAATCTAGGTTTTGCTGCCTTGTAGTTTGTTATTGTATGAATACCAGTTGTGATCAAATTTTCTGGTATGTATCTAGAGTTGTAAAGATATGTGTGCAGAAGTTACTGTATTCTAGAGGTTCATTAAACTTAGGTTTTTCTTTGATATGCAATTTCTATCCTTTTTTAGAGGGACTAATTAATGTTGTTAATAAAGTGGCATGCTCTTTTAGAATCCCTTGTTTAGATTAGTCTGATGCTGCACTCATATGAGCTAAATTGGGTGGTAATTTCGAAGTTAATGAGCAGTATGGTGTGCGTCGTCTGTATTAGTCTACAAGATACCTGGTTTTGGGCTTACTGGTGTAATGCACTGACTTTTGAGTGCAACCTATTAAGTTTACTTGATGAGGGACAGTCAAATGTTGCAAATGCCAATATGCAACAGTGTAACAAATAGTTGTTGCATATTTTGTGCCAATACTAGATCCTACTATCTGTGCATGCTTACAGTTTGTATCAATGTGATAACAACAAAAAATACCGATTTTGAAGAATTTTGGGCTTGATGGTTATCCATATACACAATATACTAATTTAATAATGCAAAATGGTATCAGATAATCGAAGAAGCTATCTTTAGTCATTTAGGTATTGCTTGGGAACATAAGGGTTGACTTCTGGAATGCTATGGATTACATGAAATCAAACCAGTTCATACTATGTTATCAGTAGATGTGTCTAGGAGGCCTTTTTAACATTGTTCTTTCTTCTTCGTTTTATTTGCATGCTTCATAAGGAATTTTTTCATCGACTACGTAATTTTGTTGAGTTGTGGAGACTAATGTTGCCAGGATGGTCTAACCGCCGGCAAGGAGCAGGAGTCCGAGTGCGAGGGCCTTCAAACCGATCAGCTGAACCACGTAAACAATGTGTGTTCTTTCTTTTTCTGCAAGTTATATTGTTGTGTTCTTATTGTTCGTGTGTATTTGAGTGATCATGTATTTATACACGTAGAGATTTTGGGCGCTCATATGTCCACGAACTTTACCTGACATTTGGGATCTGACTTTATTAAATAAAGTTGTGCTACTTGATAACTTGTAAACCTGCTGCAGgtagcttttatttttattttttatgcaaTATGCTTAAGTGATATATAGATTGACTTAAACATTGATAGCTAATCctatatttttaaatgatgatTAGTACAATGTAGCATGGAACTGGTTTATCAAAGTTGTCAATCTATATCATCAATGTATAGAAGAAACTGCATTTTGGCTCGCTTCTACTTTCCACATTATCTCTAATGGCATTGATTCAGATTTGCTTCCCCCATATTTCTAGAATCGCTTTGACTTCCACTTGTATAAGTTCCCCGTCATCTTTTACATGTGGTTTTGACTTCTGAGAAGACATTGTTTATTGTGTAAATCTGATAACAAAAACATTGATGTCTGATGGCATTTAGTTTTTTCATTTTGGTTGTCCTAGGttttgatgatgttgatagCATTTATGCCTCACCAGAAGATTTTCGAGATGCCAAGCGTAAGGACAAGATTGAAGGAACTCATCTGCTGGAGTACTTTGTGAAGAGAAGTCACGATATAGGGGtttttctctcccttctctctctTTTTCACTCATGTGTTAAATTAAATACTGAAATAGTGAAATGTAACCAAGTCCCATTGTGGTTGAGTTACAAATTCATCCATAAGGGTTCAACTCACTCTTCTCCTTCTGGCTCCTTGCAAGAAGCTATTTGCGTCTCATTGAGTCGTTTCTGCTCCTC
The Erigeron canadensis isolate Cc75 chromosome 2, C_canadensis_v1, whole genome shotgun sequence DNA segment above includes these coding regions:
- the LOC122586294 gene encoding universal stress protein A-like protein isoform X2, with protein sequence MAAATSVERVDSEMTRIMLGVNESSMKGYPNASISSKSAFEWTLNKIIRSNTSGFKLLFLHVQVPDEDGFDDVDSIYASPEDFRDAKRKDKIEGTHLLEYFVKRSHDIGVACEAWIKKGDPKEVICHEVKRVKPDLLVVGNRGLGPFQRVFVGTVSEFCVKHCECPVVTIKRSAEETPQDPVDD
- the LOC122586342 gene encoding uncharacterized protein LOC122586342; protein product: MGKEDNTNYPYELPSQTTTGITRRSNLRYPVDDQEQQPGSQDHQEVGCSGQSCRSCTAGVIADCVAVCCCPCAVVNIFTLTFLKLPWMIGRKCLGLGNKKKKKLKDQNGVSRKEDGLERKISEGLKEIQELQDEKDEYGARFEGDKVWLELYKVDHLGFGRVSIS
- the LOC122586294 gene encoding universal stress protein A-like protein isoform X1; the encoded protein is MAAATSVERVDSEMTRIMLGVNESSMKGYPNASISSKSAFEWTLNKIIRSNTSGFKLLFLHVQVPDEDGWSNRRQGAGVRVRGPSNRSAEPRKQCFDDVDSIYASPEDFRDAKRKDKIEGTHLLEYFVKRSHDIGVACEAWIKKGDPKEVICHEVKRVKPDLLVVGNRGLGPFQRVFVGTVSEFCVKHCECPVVTIKRSAEETPQDPVDD